In a genomic window of Sulfurimonas denitrificans DSM 1251:
- a CDS encoding FAD-dependent oxidoreductase gives MSKVYFSTWNGEFVNNINTPIEEWKESAYNLPAQYDSHRESKAFIGWDGVALFDKDVDVIRLAMEYAAQYQEYSEACGRCAPGRWGGRILYDQLDKIARGEGSVADLDHLREIGKSMQITSKCEIGKTVPNPILDLMTHFEHVFLECINEHKPSIHYSESIAYIAKITAPCTDACPSHVDIPAYIEGVRDLRMDDSLMATRQTMPLAHVCGRVCPHPCEDACRRTNLDEPISIMALKRLGADWETDHGYDFFHPIQKKPNNGKRVAVIGAGPAGLTTAYYLAAEGIEVDVYEELPVLGGEVAVGVPEYRMPIDKYNKDIECVKDMGVNFIVNSKINADDMRRFESEYDAVMVATGTRISKKVYCNNERFEIKGYWGAIDFLDKVNLYDKYGYAISKEDQEKNLLTTPYLDLTGKTLVCVGGGFTSMDVVRCAIRANAKKVYMIYRRDEKTIIKNTTYEEYHEAVEEGVEFLFHSAVAEMIDEEDILKSLLVDKFELVPDPNGGRAELVKIEGASYVIEADYLIPAVSQSADLKLLPQEWEIEKTSWATIKTNGKDYMTSRKGIFASGDCEYGPMTIVNAVGQAKRAASVMARYVQSGEVTLSDDEIMEDHLRKLRVYDKKEKVTGWLAGVPRQHSQVLEVEDRKYNNKEVNLGFTQEEAMSEAERCMRCYYIAMVQA, from the coding sequence TTGAGCAAAGTATATTTTTCTACTTGGAACGGTGAGTTTGTAAACAACATCAACACGCCGATAGAGGAGTGGAAAGAGTCAGCTTACAATCTACCAGCACAGTATGATAGTCACCGTGAATCAAAAGCCTTTATAGGCTGGGATGGCGTTGCACTTTTTGATAAAGATGTAGATGTTATCCGTTTGGCTATGGAGTACGCAGCGCAATATCAAGAGTACTCTGAAGCGTGTGGAAGATGTGCGCCTGGACGCTGGGGTGGCAGAATTTTATATGATCAACTTGATAAAATAGCTCGTGGTGAAGGCAGTGTAGCAGATTTAGACCACTTAAGAGAGATTGGTAAAAGTATGCAAATCACTTCAAAATGTGAGATTGGAAAAACTGTTCCAAACCCTATTCTTGACTTGATGACACATTTTGAGCATGTTTTTTTAGAGTGCATTAATGAGCACAAACCATCAATCCACTATAGCGAATCTATCGCATATATCGCTAAAATAACTGCGCCTTGTACAGATGCTTGTCCATCACATGTAGATATTCCTGCATATATTGAGGGAGTTCGCGACCTTAGAATGGACGATTCACTTATGGCAACTCGCCAAACAATGCCTCTGGCGCATGTTTGCGGTCGTGTTTGTCCGCACCCTTGTGAAGATGCATGCAGAAGAACAAACCTTGATGAGCCTATCTCGATTATGGCGCTGAAGCGTCTTGGAGCTGATTGGGAGACTGATCATGGATATGATTTCTTCCACCCTATCCAGAAGAAACCTAATAATGGCAAGAGAGTTGCTGTTATTGGTGCAGGTCCTGCTGGGCTTACAACTGCTTATTATTTGGCAGCTGAGGGTATTGAAGTTGATGTATATGAAGAGCTTCCAGTCCTTGGCGGAGAGGTTGCTGTTGGTGTTCCTGAGTACAGGATGCCAATTGATAAATACAACAAAGATATCGAATGCGTAAAAGATATGGGTGTTAATTTTATAGTAAATAGCAAGATTAACGCTGATGATATGAGAAGATTTGAGAGTGAATATGACGCTGTTATGGTTGCAACTGGAACAAGAATCTCTAAAAAAGTTTATTGTAATAATGAGAGATTTGAAATCAAAGGTTATTGGGGTGCAATCGACTTCTTAGATAAAGTAAACCTTTATGATAAGTATGGATATGCAATCTCAAAAGAGGATCAAGAAAAAAATTTACTAACAACTCCATATCTTGATTTAACTGGAAAAACACTTGTTTGTGTTGGTGGCGGATTTACATCTATGGACGTTGTAAGATGTGCTATACGTGCAAACGCTAAAAAAGTTTACATGATATACCGTAGAGATGAGAAGACTATCATCAAAAACACAACTTACGAAGAGTATCACGAGGCAGTTGAAGAGGGTGTGGAGTTTCTTTTTCACTCAGCAGTTGCTGAGATGATAGATGAAGAAGATATCTTAAAATCTTTACTCGTAGATAAGTTTGAACTAGTTCCAGACCCAAATGGAGGACGTGCAGAGCTTGTTAAGATTGAGGGCGCTTCTTATGTAATCGAAGCGGATTATCTTATACCTGCAGTTTCTCAATCAGCTGACTTGAAACTTCTTCCTCAAGAGTGGGAGATTGAGAAGACTTCTTGGGCTACTATCAAAACAAACGGCAAGGATTATATGACTTCAAGAAAAGGCATCTTTGCTTCAGGGGATTGTGAATATGGCCCAATGACAATTGTAAATGCAGTTGGTCAAGCAAAAAGAGCAGCTTCGGTTATGGCTAGATATGTTCAAAGCGGTGAAGTAACTCTGAGTGACGATGAAATTATGGAAGACCATTTAAGAAAACTAAGAGTTTACGATAAAAAAGAGAAAGTTACAGGTTGGCTTGCTGGAGTTCCAAGACAACATAGCCAAGTTCTTGAAGTTGAAGATAGAAAATATAACAACAAAGAGGTAAACTTAGGCTTCACGCAAGAAGAGGCTATGAGCGAAGCTGA
- a CDS encoding NADH-ubiquinone oxidoreductase subunit E family protein: protein MKRYDLRHLKDGFEPRMKEILLAHKAAEVAIFIFEIGDFTPIQRSADLVKECGYELLNSLKFNEVDWTIVTKK from the coding sequence ATGAAAAGATATGATTTAAGACATTTAAAAGATGGTTTTGAGCCTAGAATGAAAGAGATACTCTTAGCTCATAAAGCTGCAGAAGTGGCAATTTTCATTTTTGAGATTGGAGATTTTACTCCAATTCAAAGATCTGCGGATTTAGTAAAAGAGTGCGGATATGAGTTGCTTAACTCTTTAAAGTTCAACGAAGTCGACTGGACTATCGTTACAAAAAAATAG